In Phycisphaeraceae bacterium, one DNA window encodes the following:
- a CDS encoding alpha-ketoacid dehydrogenase subunit beta, with protein MSSAEAAVGEPDPGSRQIEFRDALREAMSEEMRRDVRVFLLGEEVAQYHGAYKVSRGMVDEFGERRIIDTPISESGFAGMAIGAAMLGLRPIVEFMSWSFSLVAADPILNNAPKMLYMSGGQFGCPIVFRGNDGAGGQLGSTHSWCVEGLYSNVPGVKIAIPSCPYDAKGLLKTAIRDDDPVFFLESERMLSVKGAVPEEEYLIPFGRGIVRRRGADCTLASWGRPVNFCLEAAEELAKEGIDCEVIDLRTIRPLDLETVVRSVQRTNCCVVVDQSWSFGSPGSELAAQVHAACFDDLDNFVHRVHSADVPTPYASNLEQEYLPNVRRICEAVRHATYRA; from the coding sequence ATGAGTTCCGCTGAGGCGGCCGTGGGCGAGCCTGATCCAGGCAGTCGTCAGATCGAGTTCCGCGACGCGCTTCGCGAGGCGATGAGCGAAGAGATGCGGCGCGATGTCCGGGTCTTTCTCCTGGGTGAGGAAGTCGCGCAGTACCACGGCGCCTACAAGGTGAGCCGTGGCATGGTCGATGAGTTCGGCGAGCGCCGCATCATCGACACGCCGATCAGCGAGTCGGGCTTCGCAGGCATGGCGATCGGCGCGGCGATGCTCGGATTGCGACCGATCGTCGAATTCATGAGCTGGTCGTTCTCGCTGGTGGCGGCCGATCCGATCCTGAACAACGCTCCGAAGATGCTCTACATGTCGGGTGGACAGTTCGGTTGCCCGATCGTCTTCCGCGGCAATGACGGTGCCGGTGGCCAGCTCGGATCAACGCACAGTTGGTGTGTCGAGGGTCTCTACTCGAATGTGCCCGGCGTGAAGATCGCCATTCCGAGCTGCCCCTATGACGCCAAGGGCCTGCTCAAGACCGCCATCCGCGACGACGATCCGGTCTTCTTCCTCGAGAGCGAGCGCATGCTCTCCGTGAAGGGAGCAGTGCCCGAGGAGGAGTATCTGATTCCATTCGGCCGCGGCATCGTGCGCCGTCGAGGCGCTGACTGCACGCTGGCAAGCTGGGGGCGACCGGTGAACTTCTGCCTTGAGGCGGCCGAGGAGCTCGCGAAGGAGGGCATCGACTGCGAGGTCATCGACCTTCGGACGATCCGGCCGCTCGATCTCGAGACGGTGGTCCGCTCCGTGCAGCGGACCAACTGCTGCGTGGTCGTCGATCAGAGCTGGAGCTTCGGCTCTCCCGGCAGCGAGCTCGCGGCGCAGGTGCATGCGGCGTGCTTCGATGACCTCGACAACTTCGTGCACCGAGTGCACTCCGCCGATGTGCCGACGCCGTACGCGAGCAATCTTGAGCAGGAGTACCTGCCGAATGTCCGCCGGATCTGCGAGGCCGTCCGACACGCCACCTATCGCGCCTGA
- the pdhA gene encoding pyruvate dehydrogenase (acetyl-transferring) E1 component subunit alpha: MTRVSPSTGQRVFDVHGATERPAIAPPRHAPVQPAVDDATLTRWLRDMLLIREFEVRCMQAYQDKKIGGFCHVYIGQEAVAVGCTAAIEAKDPMVTAYRDHGHALARGMSARACMAEMFGRIGGCAKGKGGSMHMFDRANNLFGGHGIVGAQTPLGAGLAFATKYEDEVINGGRSNRVTLCFLGDGALNQGAFHEAMNLAGLFNLPVIFIVENNGYSMGTSIHRGTTMGHDLSSKALGYGIDAEVIDGMDVLEVHAGMSKVVADARRRSRPWFVDMRCYRFKGHSMSDPRKYRTREEEEVFEAGDPIGRLERVMRDRGALDDLRFKEMQKAVREEVRDAVKWADESPAPSVGELHHDVFVEPWGPYTGTSFPPFLREQGLKAPWREEECP, from the coding sequence ATGACCCGAGTTTCGCCCTCCACGGGCCAGCGCGTCTTCGATGTGCACGGTGCGACCGAGCGACCGGCGATCGCGCCCCCTCGTCACGCACCGGTCCAGCCGGCGGTCGATGACGCCACGCTCACGCGCTGGCTGCGCGACATGCTGCTCATTCGAGAGTTCGAGGTGCGCTGCATGCAGGCGTACCAGGACAAGAAGATCGGCGGCTTCTGCCATGTCTACATTGGTCAGGAGGCGGTCGCGGTCGGCTGCACGGCCGCGATCGAAGCGAAGGATCCGATGGTGACGGCCTATCGCGACCATGGCCATGCACTCGCTCGCGGCATGTCAGCCCGCGCCTGCATGGCGGAAATGTTCGGGCGCATCGGCGGCTGTGCCAAGGGCAAGGGCGGCTCGATGCACATGTTCGATCGGGCGAACAATCTCTTCGGCGGTCACGGCATCGTCGGGGCGCAGACGCCGCTCGGCGCCGGGCTTGCCTTTGCCACGAAGTACGAGGACGAGGTCATCAACGGCGGTCGGTCGAACCGCGTCACGCTCTGCTTCCTCGGTGACGGGGCGCTCAATCAGGGCGCCTTTCACGAGGCGATGAATCTCGCGGGGCTCTTCAACCTGCCGGTCATCTTCATCGTCGAGAACAATGGCTATTCGATGGGGACCTCGATCCATCGCGGCACCACGATGGGGCATGATCTCTCATCGAAGGCCCTCGGCTACGGCATCGATGCGGAGGTGATCGACGGCATGGATGTCCTCGAGGTGCATGCAGGCATGTCAAAGGTCGTCGCCGACGCGCGACGCCGATCGCGACCATGGTTCGTCGACATGCGCTGCTACCGCTTCAAGGGCCACTCGATGAGCGACCCACGGAAGTACCGCACGCGCGAGGAGGAGGAGGTCTTCGAGGCGGGTGATCCCATCGGTCGCCTTGAGCGCGTGATGCGAGATCGAGGCGCACTTGATGATCTCCGATTCAAGGAGATGCAGAAGGCCGTGCGCGAGGAAGTTCGCGACGCGGTCAAGTGGGCCGATGAGTCGCCTGCGCCATCCGTGGGCGAACTGCATCACGATGTCTTCGTCGAGCCGTGGGGGCCCTACACCGGCACGAGTTTCCCGCCGTTTCTGCGGGAGCAGGGCTTGAAGGCGCCGTGGCGCGAGGAGGAGTGTCCATGA
- a CDS encoding PDZ domain-containing protein has protein sequence MSVVFKRSHPASTDGSPAAREAARGSRPRPRRFGAIVLSGMLLAGLGVMGGALLLSPSSASAAEARRAPQSVIDWSNAVWNAAKASDSARVDELLSKPPEDIDGAALKRLRELVEHRNENIRATQRSIEEEIGRKRAELRRALDANDMTRAMLAAANLKFLCKEWVCELEQADVAEAIRRAEQIAERAEQEGDLLLAQEMFFRLRGLYESTTEAAKYRQWDARLDTISRRIGLMASYAPKQLAELRTIASNRVRASARAAAQAAADEAIAEGREPDASTQSALKEAEEEAQLARFQPTGDEWRDEVRSINEGMLTESLRRLAGDHVSNTGWMPLLAGSLDAMELLGSTPALSETFPKLGDETARARWLEAVKAQQARLAATGPESVGRRTYESMLAALRSANRDSLELPEEVLLKEFGDGATHVLARDQEDPYSEIIWPERVRRFRQSVDGKLIGVGIQIRFDDKRDIMVSMPLEGSPAMRAGIRPEDRIVAVDGEPTLGWSLNRAVDKITGRAGEAVALTVRRADESAENGERLITFSLERQPIKLRSVHGWWKDSLDRDGNPVWRWYIDPDASIGYVRLTSFTEESIADFNAALRQMESQGGPLRGLILDLRSNPGGLLQSAVEFVNMFVERGEIVSCQDRLGQKVPRMTRSAQPHRAVRKGLPLVVLINEGSASASEIVAGSLRAHGAAVVVGQRTFGKGSVQEVASVSVPGADAQVKYTTHHYVLPGDGGMGPGRLVHKKPGATDWGVDPHLQVRMSPDQIERSTRLRNEADSIDDQPVAGAAKDRPDVNDLLTKGYDPQLETAVLVLGARVLRDLEEARIAKGTP, from the coding sequence ATGAGCGTTGTGTTCAAGCGAAGTCACCCCGCATCGACCGATGGTTCACCCGCCGCGCGAGAGGCCGCCCGCGGCTCTCGGCCCCGGCCGCGTCGATTCGGAGCCATCGTGCTCTCGGGCATGCTGCTGGCGGGTTTGGGGGTCATGGGTGGAGCGCTTCTCCTGTCGCCGTCGTCGGCAAGCGCCGCCGAGGCGCGCCGCGCTCCGCAGTCGGTTATCGACTGGTCAAACGCCGTCTGGAATGCCGCCAAGGCATCCGACTCGGCGCGGGTCGACGAACTGCTTTCGAAACCGCCCGAGGACATCGATGGCGCCGCGCTCAAGCGTCTCCGGGAGCTGGTCGAGCATCGCAATGAGAACATCCGCGCGACACAGCGGTCCATCGAGGAGGAGATCGGACGCAAGCGAGCCGAACTTCGTCGCGCGCTTGACGCCAATGACATGACGCGGGCGATGCTCGCTGCCGCGAACTTGAAGTTCCTCTGCAAGGAGTGGGTCTGCGAACTCGAGCAGGCTGATGTCGCCGAGGCGATTCGGCGCGCCGAGCAGATTGCCGAGCGAGCGGAGCAGGAGGGAGATCTCCTCCTCGCTCAGGAGATGTTCTTCCGGCTTCGAGGGCTCTACGAGAGCACCACCGAGGCGGCCAAGTATCGCCAGTGGGATGCGCGGCTCGACACGATCAGCCGACGCATCGGATTGATGGCGTCCTACGCACCGAAGCAGCTTGCCGAACTTCGAACGATCGCCTCAAACCGCGTTCGCGCGAGCGCCCGAGCTGCGGCGCAGGCCGCCGCCGACGAAGCGATCGCCGAGGGGCGCGAGCCCGATGCGTCCACGCAGAGCGCCTTGAAGGAGGCCGAGGAAGAAGCGCAGCTCGCGCGCTTCCAGCCGACCGGCGATGAGTGGCGCGACGAGGTGCGATCGATCAACGAAGGCATGCTCACCGAGTCGCTGCGTCGCCTCGCCGGCGACCATGTCTCGAACACGGGCTGGATGCCGCTTCTCGCGGGCAGCCTCGATGCCATGGAGCTGCTTGGATCAACTCCGGCGCTTTCAGAGACCTTCCCCAAGCTGGGTGACGAGACGGCCCGCGCCCGCTGGCTTGAAGCCGTCAAGGCGCAGCAGGCGCGGCTCGCGGCCACTGGCCCCGAGTCGGTCGGCCGCAGGACCTATGAGTCGATGCTCGCCGCGCTCCGAAGCGCGAATCGCGACTCGCTGGAGTTGCCGGAAGAGGTGCTTCTCAAGGAGTTCGGCGATGGCGCCACACATGTTCTGGCTCGCGACCAGGAAGATCCTTACAGCGAGATCATCTGGCCCGAACGAGTTCGACGCTTCCGCCAGTCCGTTGATGGCAAGCTGATCGGTGTGGGCATCCAGATTCGCTTCGACGACAAGCGCGACATCATGGTGTCGATGCCGCTCGAGGGATCTCCGGCGATGCGTGCGGGAATTCGGCCGGAGGATCGCATTGTCGCCGTCGATGGCGAGCCGACCCTCGGCTGGTCGCTGAACCGAGCCGTGGACAAGATCACCGGTCGCGCGGGCGAGGCCGTGGCGCTCACCGTTCGCCGCGCCGATGAGTCGGCGGAGAATGGCGAGCGACTCATCACCTTCTCCCTCGAGCGGCAGCCGATCAAGCTCCGCTCCGTGCATGGCTGGTGGAAGGATTCCCTCGACCGCGACGGCAACCCCGTGTGGCGCTGGTACATCGATCCCGACGCGAGCATCGGCTATGTCCGACTCACGAGCTTCACCGAGGAGTCAATCGCCGACTTCAATGCAGCGCTGCGGCAGATGGAGTCGCAGGGCGGTCCGCTCCGCGGGCTCATTCTTGACCTTCGCAGCAATCCGGGTGGACTGCTCCAGAGCGCCGTTGAGTTCGTGAACATGTTCGTCGAACGAGGCGAGATCGTGAGCTGCCAGGATCGGCTCGGTCAGAAGGTGCCGCGCATGACCCGCTCGGCCCAGCCGCATCGGGCGGTTCGCAAGGGGCTCCCGCTGGTGGTGCTCATCAACGAGGGCTCCGCGAGCGCGAGCGAGATTGTCGCGGGCAGCCTCCGCGCCCATGGCGCCGCCGTGGTCGTCGGCCAGCGCACCTTCGGCAAGGGCAGCGTGCAGGAGGTGGCCTCTGTCAGCGTGCCCGGCGCCGATGCGCAGGTGAAGTACACGACCCATCACTATGTGCTGCCCGGTGACGGTGGCATGGGGCCCGGCCGCCTGGTGCACAAGAAGCCGGGAGCGACGGATTGGGGTGTCGACCCCCACCTCCAGGTGCGCATGAGCCCCGATCAGATTGAGCGCTCGACGCGTCTTCGGAACGAGGCGGATTCGATCGACGATCAGCCGGTCGCGGGAGCAGCCAAGGATCGACCCGATGTGAACGATCTCTTGACCAAGGGGTACGACCCGCAACTGGAGACCGCGGTGCTCGTCCTTGGCGCGAGAGTGCTTCGGGATCTTGAGGAAGCTCGGATCGCCAAGGGCACGCCCTGA
- the trpE gene encoding anthranilate synthase component I — translation MPAPNLLVLSRRLLCDHLTPVLAYRRLVREDDRTAPSFLLESVEQGGAVGRYSMLGARPAMEVLARERQVTLVDHGRGSTRVMEQDDPLQVVRSISRSLVPFAPQGSLPVFHGGWVGMAGFDAVRWLEPLKLPFTSAPPDDRRLPDLHMGLYRSVVVFDHVTRLMHAVTAVPLDDHASESAAHEVGERELDGIEGQLASEAPPLDSAAINMDLAALPAAPARSSFSREGFEQAVRTAQEYIAAGDIFQVVLSQRLERSTSADPFEIYRALRVVNPSPYMIYLQTAGAILIASSPEILCRTRGPIVTSRPLAGTRPRDSDPERDRALEAELLADEKERAEHVMLVDLARNDLSRVCAHGTVEVAESMAIERFSHVMHISSTVIGRLHDGMDGWDALRASLPVGTVSGAPKVRAIQIIDELEPVRRGPYAGGIGCVGWNGDMDIAIALRTMVIPTTLEPGGIALRTEPPWTVWLQAGAGVVLDSDPRREFEETMRKAAALGRAIDLAEHAFSRERRLRSPRGRR, via the coding sequence ATGCCGGCGCCGAATCTCCTCGTCCTCTCCCGTCGGCTCCTGTGCGATCACCTGACGCCGGTGCTCGCCTATCGCCGACTGGTCCGGGAGGACGATCGCACGGCGCCGAGCTTCCTGCTCGAAAGCGTCGAACAGGGCGGCGCCGTAGGGCGCTACTCGATGCTCGGCGCACGCCCGGCCATGGAGGTTCTCGCGCGTGAGCGCCAGGTCACGCTCGTCGATCATGGTCGTGGTTCCACGCGAGTCATGGAGCAGGATGACCCCTTGCAGGTGGTCCGCTCGATCTCGCGCTCGCTGGTGCCATTTGCGCCGCAGGGAAGCCTGCCAGTCTTCCACGGCGGGTGGGTGGGCATGGCGGGATTCGACGCCGTGCGATGGCTCGAACCGTTGAAGCTCCCGTTCACTTCAGCGCCACCTGATGATCGCCGGCTTCCCGATCTTCATATGGGGCTCTACCGGAGTGTGGTCGTCTTCGATCATGTCACGCGCCTCATGCACGCGGTGACGGCGGTGCCGCTCGACGATCACGCGAGCGAGTCGGCGGCGCACGAGGTGGGGGAGCGCGAGCTCGATGGCATCGAAGGGCAGCTTGCATCCGAGGCGCCTCCGCTCGATTCGGCGGCGATCAACATGGACCTTGCCGCGCTTCCCGCCGCGCCGGCACGCTCGAGCTTCTCGCGCGAAGGCTTCGAACAGGCGGTGCGGACCGCGCAGGAATACATCGCCGCGGGCGACATCTTCCAGGTGGTGCTCTCGCAGCGGCTCGAGCGTTCAACGAGCGCCGATCCCTTCGAGATCTACCGCGCCCTGCGCGTCGTGAATCCGAGCCCCTACATGATCTACCTCCAGACCGCTGGAGCGATCCTGATCGCCTCAAGCCCTGAGATCCTCTGTCGCACGCGCGGGCCGATCGTGACGAGTCGTCCGCTCGCCGGAACACGGCCGCGAGACAGCGATCCGGAGCGGGACCGCGCGCTCGAAGCGGAACTGCTGGCCGATGAAAAGGAGCGCGCGGAGCATGTGATGCTCGTCGATCTGGCGAGAAATGACCTCTCCCGCGTCTGCGCTCATGGAACCGTCGAAGTCGCGGAGTCGATGGCGATCGAGCGATTCAGTCATGTCATGCACATCTCGAGCACCGTCATCGGACGGCTGCACGATGGCATGGATGGCTGGGACGCGCTGCGAGCGTCGCTTCCGGTGGGCACGGTGAGCGGAGCGCCGAAGGTGAGGGCGATCCAGATCATCGATGAACTTGAACCGGTGCGACGCGGGCCCTACGCCGGCGGCATCGGATGCGTCGGCTGGAACGGGGACATGGATATCGCGATTGCTCTGCGGACCATGGTCATCCCGACGACGCTCGAGCCCGGCGGCATCGCGCTGCGCACCGAACCGCCGTGGACGGTCTGGCTTCAGGCGGGGGCCGGAGTAGTGCTCGACTCCGATCCCCGCCGCGAGTTCGAGGAGACGATGCGCAAGGCGGCAGCCCTCGGGCGCGCGATCGATCTGGCGGAGCACGCCTTCAGCCGCGAGCGGCGCCTGCGGAGTCCGCGAGGTCGCCGGTGA
- a CDS encoding crossover junction endodeoxyribonuclease RuvC: MRLLGIDPGLTNTGYACLELRPRGREPRLIEAGVLRLAARRSISHRLRQLDEDLESLISELRPSRMAVERVFTHVRNLRTAIVMAHARGVVLLAAERHGMDLDEFTPAAVKKALTGRGNADKRQVQLAVMGQCGLAKPPSPNDVSDAIAIALTAARRVGR; encoded by the coding sequence GTGAGGCTGCTCGGCATCGATCCCGGTCTGACGAACACGGGCTATGCGTGTCTCGAACTTCGGCCCCGGGGGCGCGAGCCGCGCCTCATCGAGGCTGGTGTCCTGCGCTTGGCCGCGCGGCGCTCCATCTCCCATCGCCTGCGCCAGCTCGACGAGGACCTCGAGTCACTCATCTCGGAGCTGCGGCCGTCGCGCATGGCGGTGGAACGGGTGTTCACCCATGTCCGCAACCTGCGCACCGCCATCGTGATGGCGCACGCGCGCGGTGTGGTGCTGCTCGCGGCGGAGCGCCATGGAATGGACCTCGATGAGTTCACCCCGGCCGCGGTCAAGAAAGCCCTCACCGGTCGGGGAAACGCCGACAAGCGACAGGTCCAACTCGCGGTGATGGGCCAGTGCGGCCTCGCGAAGCCACCATCGCCGAACGATGTCTCTGACGCGATTGCCATCGCGCTCACCGCGGCCCGGCGGGTGGGACGCTGA